One genomic window of Xanthobacter dioxanivorans includes the following:
- the moaC gene encoding cyclic pyranopterin monophosphate synthase MoaC: MASLTHLDDQGAARMVDVSDKVATTREALAEGRVVMAPATLELILSGNAKKGDVLGAARLAGIMAAKRTHELIPLCHPLMLTKVEVEVSPDPALPGLQVTARVKTTGQTGVEMEALTAVSVACLTIYDMAKAADRGMRMEGIRLLEKSGGRSGHFRADPPTG; the protein is encoded by the coding sequence ATGGCCAGCCTGACCCATCTCGACGACCAGGGCGCCGCCCGCATGGTGGACGTGTCCGACAAGGTCGCGACCACCCGCGAGGCCCTCGCCGAGGGGCGCGTGGTGATGGCGCCGGCGACCCTCGAGCTCATTCTTTCCGGCAACGCCAAGAAGGGCGATGTGCTCGGCGCCGCGCGTCTCGCCGGCATCATGGCGGCCAAGCGCACCCACGAGCTCATTCCGTTGTGCCACCCGCTCATGCTCACCAAGGTCGAGGTGGAGGTGTCCCCCGATCCCGCCTTGCCGGGCCTCCAGGTGACGGCGCGGGTGAAGACCACCGGGCAGACGGGCGTGGAGATGGAGGCGCTCACGGCGGTTTCGGTCGCCTGCCTCACCATCTATGACATGGCCAAGGCGGCCGACCGTGGCATGCGGATGGAAGGCATAAGGCTTCTGGAGAAATCCGGCGGCCGCAGCGGTCATTTCCGCGCCGACCCGCCGACCGGCTGA